From the genome of Hathewaya histolytica, one region includes:
- the thrS gene encoding threonine--tRNA ligase, whose product MVKVTLKDGKVIECEKGTKVSEIAMKISPALYKKSLGALINGEKAELMTEVNEDCALEILTFQDAEGQKTLRHTAAHILAQAVKRLYPEVKLAIGPAIDNGFYYDFDAPFSFTPEILEKIEKEMGNIVKENLELQKFVLSRDEALKLMKEKGEDYKVELIEDLPEDEVLSFYTQGEFTDLCAGPHVPSTKIVKAVKLLSIAGAYWRGDEHNKMLQRIYGTAFTKKSELEDYLNLLEEAKKRDHRKLGKELELFGLLEEGPGFPFFYPKGMVLRNSLEEYWREMHTKAGYQEIKTPIILNEALWHKSGHWDHYKDNMYFTKIDNEDFAIKPMNCPGSILVYKSALHSYKEFPLRLAELGLVHRHELSGALHGLMRVRCFTQDDAHIFMTKDQIRDEIIGVMKLVDEFYKVFGFEYFVEVSTRPEDSMGSDEDWDVATNSLIDALKSIDKDYRINEGDGAFYGPKIDIHLKDCLGRTWQCATIQLDFQMPERFDLSYVGADGEKHRPVMVHRVIFGSVERFIGILIEHFAGAFPTWLAPVQVKIMNITDAQESYAQEVYEKLKENGIRVELDLRNEKIGYKIREAQLKKVPYMLVLGNKEMEEGKVSVRARKEGDLGAISVNDFINKIKDEIKIKAQ is encoded by the coding sequence ATGGTTAAAGTTACACTTAAAGATGGAAAGGTAATTGAATGTGAAAAAGGTACAAAAGTAAGTGAAATAGCAATGAAGATAAGCCCTGCATTATATAAAAAATCATTAGGTGCCCTTATAAATGGAGAAAAGGCAGAATTAATGACAGAAGTAAATGAAGATTGTGCTTTAGAAATATTAACATTCCAAGATGCAGAAGGACAAAAAACTTTAAGACATACAGCAGCTCATATTTTAGCACAGGCAGTAAAAAGACTTTATCCAGAAGTTAAGCTTGCTATAGGACCGGCTATAGATAATGGATTCTATTATGACTTTGACGCTCCATTCTCATTTACTCCAGAAATTTTAGAAAAGATAGAAAAAGAAATGGGCAACATAGTTAAAGAGAATTTAGAATTACAAAAATTCGTTCTATCAAGAGATGAAGCTTTAAAATTAATGAAGGAAAAAGGTGAAGATTATAAGGTTGAATTAATAGAAGATCTTCCGGAAGATGAAGTTCTTTCATTCTATACTCAAGGAGAATTTACAGACTTGTGTGCAGGACCTCATGTGCCAAGTACTAAAATTGTTAAAGCAGTAAAATTGCTTTCCATTGCAGGTGCATATTGGAGAGGTGATGAACATAATAAGATGCTCCAAAGAATATATGGTACTGCATTTACTAAAAAGAGCGAATTAGAGGACTACTTAAACTTATTAGAAGAGGCTAAAAAGAGAGATCATAGAAAGTTAGGTAAAGAGTTAGAACTATTTGGATTATTAGAAGAGGGACCAGGATTCCCATTTTTCTATCCAAAGGGAATGGTATTAAGAAACTCTCTAGAAGAATATTGGAGAGAAATGCACACTAAGGCTGGTTACCAAGAAATAAAAACACCGATCATATTAAATGAAGCTTTGTGGCATAAATCTGGGCATTGGGATCATTACAAGGACAATATGTATTTTACAAAAATAGATAATGAAGACTTTGCAATTAAACCAATGAACTGTCCGGGATCTATTTTGGTATATAAGAGTGCTCTACATTCATATAAAGAATTCCCACTAAGACTTGCAGAATTAGGATTAGTTCATAGACATGAATTATCTGGAGCTCTTCATGGATTAATGAGAGTAAGATGCTTTACACAAGATGATGCTCACATTTTTATGACTAAAGATCAAATAAGAGATGAAATAATAGGTGTTATGAAGTTAGTTGATGAGTTTTATAAGGTATTTGGTTTTGAATACTTTGTAGAGGTATCAACAAGACCAGAAGATTCTATGGGAAGCGATGAAGATTGGGATGTTGCAACAAACAGTTTAATAGATGCCCTAAAATCTATAGATAAAGACTATAGAATTAATGAAGGGGATGGTGCTTTCTATGGACCTAAGATAGATATTCATCTTAAGGATTGCTTAGGTAGAACATGGCAATGTGCTACAATACAGTTAGATTTCCAAATGCCAGAAAGATTTGATTTATCTTACGTTGGAGCAGATGGAGAAAAACATAGGCCTGTAATGGTTCATAGAGTTATATTCGGCAGTGTGGAAAGATTTATAGGAATATTAATTGAACATTTTGCAGGGGCATTCCCAACATGGCTTGCACCAGTACAAGTTAAAATAATGAATATAACAGATGCTCAAGAATCATACGCACAAGAAGTATATGAGAAATTAAAGGAAAATGGAATAAGAGTAGAGCTGGATCTAAGAAATGAAAAAATAGGATATAAAATTAGAGAAGCTCAATTAAAGAAGGTTCCTTATATGCTTGTTCTTGGAAATAAAGAAATGGAAGAAGGAAAAGTTTCTGTGAGAGCAAGAAAAGAGGGAGACCTAGGGGCTATAAGTGTTAATGACTTTATAAATAAGATAAAAGATGAAATTAAAATAAAAGCACAATAA
- the rplT gene encoding 50S ribosomal protein L20: MARVKKAVNARKKHKKVLKLAKGYYGSRSKLFRTANETVIRALNNAFIGRKLKKRDYRKLWIARINAAARMNGMSYSRFMNGIKLAGIDINRKMLSEIAINDAKAFAELVEVSKKQLESK, encoded by the coding sequence ATGGCAAGAGTTAAAAAGGCTGTAAACGCTCGTAAAAAACATAAAAAAGTATTAAAACTTGCAAAAGGTTACTATGGTTCAAGAAGTAAGTTATTTAGAACAGCTAATGAAACTGTAATTAGAGCATTAAATAATGCTTTCATAGGCAGAAAGTTAAAGAAAAGAGATTATAGAAAACTTTGGATAGCTAGAATAAATGCTGCAGCAAGAATGAACGGAATGTCTTATTCAAGATTCATGAACGGCATTAAATTAGCTGGAATAGATATAAATAGAAAAATGCTTTCAGAAATAGCTATTAATGATGCAAAAGCTTTTGCAGAATTAGTAGAAGTTTCAAAAAAACAATTAGAATCTAAATAG
- a CDS encoding potassium channel family protein, protein MSKKQYVVLGLGRFGTSVAETLYALGNDVLVIDADEERIQSVCDNVTHAIQADVTDEAALREVGARNFDVAIVSIGSDIQASIMATILLKELGIKEVVAKATNAMHAKVLRKIGANKVIFPEKDMGVRVAHGLVFSNILEYIELSPDYSIAEFLSPKEWHGKSLQELNLRSNYGINVMAIRRGSEVDVSPSANETINSGDIIIAIGNIEDLKKMENSIE, encoded by the coding sequence ATGAGTAAAAAACAATATGTGGTCTTAGGTCTTGGGAGATTTGGTACATCTGTTGCAGAAACCCTATATGCTTTAGGTAATGACGTACTTGTTATTGATGCTGATGAGGAGCGTATCCAAAGTGTTTGTGATAATGTTACCCATGCTATACAGGCAGATGTTACAGATGAAGCGGCTTTAAGAGAAGTAGGGGCTAGAAATTTTGATGTGGCAATAGTAAGCATAGGGTCTGATATACAAGCTAGTATAATGGCCACAATACTACTAAAGGAACTTGGAATAAAAGAGGTTGTAGCAAAAGCTACTAATGCAATGCATGCCAAAGTTTTAAGAAAAATTGGCGCTAACAAAGTAATATTCCCAGAAAAAGATATGGGAGTGAGAGTAGCTCATGGTTTGGTATTTTCTAATATCTTAGAATATATAGAGTTATCACCAGACTACAGTATAGCAGAGTTTTTAAGTCCAAAAGAATGGCATGGTAAAAGTCTACAAGAATTAAACCTTAGAAGTAATTATGGCATAAATGTTATGGCTATAAGAAGAGGATCAGAAGTAGATGTATCTCCATCTGCAAATGAAACTATAAATAGCGGTGATATTATAATTGCCATAGGTAACATAGAAGATTTGAAAAAGATGGAAAATAGTATAGAGTAG
- a CDS encoding TrmH family RNA methyltransferase has translation MDFIESKNNSLIKEVKKLKEKKFREEKNCFIVEGIRFTEEAINSNFEIEYIFFDEDSLQKKEVKKLLENRNSLLDNNTKVYKVTKEVFRIISNTETPQGVLAVVRNKEIHIKDNKGFYILVDRVQDPGNLGTIVRTAHATGALGVILTKGTVDIYNEKTLRSTMGSIFKVPIIRDDDLSFTFNLKDNGFKIISSSLDTDTNFYSLNLKENAIIVIGNEGNGISDEIYSISDIKAKLPMVGDSESLNAGVAAGIMMYEVLRQNTFEKF, from the coding sequence TTGGATTTTATAGAAAGTAAGAATAATTCTCTTATAAAAGAAGTAAAAAAATTAAAAGAAAAAAAATTTAGAGAAGAAAAAAATTGCTTCATAGTTGAAGGTATTAGATTTACAGAAGAGGCTATTAATTCAAATTTTGAAATAGAATATATTTTTTTTGATGAAGATTCTTTACAAAAAAAAGAAGTGAAAAAACTTTTGGAAAATAGAAATTCTTTATTAGATAATAATACTAAAGTATATAAAGTTACGAAAGAAGTTTTTAGGATTATATCTAATACTGAAACTCCACAGGGTGTTCTTGCAGTAGTTAGAAATAAAGAAATACACATTAAAGATAATAAAGGTTTTTATATATTAGTTGATAGAGTTCAAGATCCAGGTAACCTTGGTACTATAGTTAGAACTGCTCATGCTACTGGGGCATTAGGTGTGATTTTGACGAAAGGTACTGTTGATATATATAATGAAAAAACCTTAAGGTCTACTATGGGATCTATATTTAAAGTACCTATAATTAGAGATGATGATTTAAGTTTTACCTTTAACTTAAAAGATAATGGCTTCAAGATAATAAGTAGCTCCTTGGATACAGATACAAACTTTTATAGTTTAAATTTAAAAGAAAATGCTATAATAGTAATTGGGAATGAAGGTAATGGTATTAGTGATGAGATATATTCTATTAGTGATATAAAAGCCAAACTTCCAATGGTTGGGGATTCCGAATCTTTAAATGCAGGAGTAGCAGCAGGAATAATGATGTATGAAGTTCTTAGACAAAATACATTTGAAAAATTTTAG
- the zapA gene encoding cell division protein ZapA, which translates to MNIISVKIDDFEYSLKGSEQPEYLYKVAEYVDEKVKAVKENNPKLGTSNAAILAALNVVDDLFKFKAEQSGLEEKLNKKEEEVNKILEKYNEIMKQNLDIREENNALQEIIASLREEGKSFSAKLNIIEKDKNDLEKVINNIKLQNSGLQEKVQELQKQVSEMDEQNKNLNLTINELKDKNDVLNNKNKDLKETKDKLQQSNELLHKDLNEKEEDIKSLKSKVAIESKEEIESLKSQNELLKKKNYILENQSKDQLLQIKMLKQSSKDAKFNLQTYRYKVLDLEQRLQENQIYLAKERVRKEPFKKNSI; encoded by the coding sequence ATGAACATTATATCAGTTAAAATTGACGATTTTGAATACTCATTAAAAGGTTCTGAACAACCAGAATATTTATATAAAGTAGCTGAATATGTAGATGAAAAAGTTAAAGCTGTAAAAGAGAACAATCCCAAGCTGGGAACTAGTAATGCAGCTATACTTGCAGCATTAAATGTAGTAGACGATCTTTTTAAATTTAAAGCAGAACAATCAGGATTAGAAGAAAAGTTAAACAAAAAAGAAGAAGAAGTTAATAAGATTTTAGAAAAGTATAATGAAATTATGAAACAAAATCTCGATATTAGAGAAGAAAATAACGCATTACAGGAAATCATAGCCTCCTTGAGAGAAGAAGGTAAAAGCTTTAGTGCAAAACTTAATATTATTGAGAAAGATAAAAATGATTTAGAAAAAGTTATTAACAATATTAAGTTGCAAAATAGTGGATTGCAAGAAAAAGTTCAAGAATTACAAAAACAAGTTTCTGAAATGGATGAACAGAATAAAAATCTCAATTTAACTATTAATGAGCTTAAAGATAAGAATGATGTTTTAAATAATAAGAATAAAGATTTAAAAGAAACGAAGGATAAATTGCAACAAAGCAATGAGTTACTACATAAAGATCTTAATGAAAAAGAAGAAGATATTAAATCATTAAAATCAAAGGTAGCAATTGAGAGTAAGGAAGAAATAGAGTCTTTAAAATCTCAAAATGAACTTTTAAAGAAAAAAAATTATATATTAGAGAATCAATCAAAGGATCAACTACTACAAATAAAAATGCTTAAACAAAGTAGCAAAGATGCAAAATTCAATCTACAAACATATAGATATAAAGTGTTAGATTTAGAACAAAGACTGCAAGAAAATCAGATTTATTTAGCTAAAGAAAGAGTACGAAAAGAACCGTTTAAAAAGAATAGTATATAA
- the infC gene encoding translation initiation factor IF-3, with the protein MNKKEQLLNEEINEKEIRVVSDDGEQLGIMSSKEALKIAEDREKDLVLISPGANPPVCKIMDYGKFVYEQSKKIKEAKKKQKVISIKEVRLSPTIEEHDITIKANNARKFLLDGDKVKVTVRFRGREAVYSHVGQKILETFRSKLEEICVVEKPAKLEGRNMVLILAPKK; encoded by the coding sequence ATAAATAAAAAGGAACAACTTTTAAATGAAGAAATCAATGAAAAGGAAATTAGAGTTGTATCTGATGATGGAGAGCAATTAGGAATAATGTCCTCCAAAGAAGCTTTAAAAATAGCTGAAGATAGAGAAAAGGACTTGGTCCTAATTTCACCGGGTGCAAACCCACCAGTATGTAAGATTATGGACTATGGCAAATTTGTTTATGAACAATCTAAAAAGATTAAAGAAGCTAAGAAAAAGCAAAAAGTTATAAGCATAAAGGAAGTTAGATTAAGTCCAACTATAGAAGAACATGATATTACAATAAAAGCTAACAATGCTAGAAAGTTTTTACTAGATGGAGATAAAGTTAAAGTTACAGTTAGATTTAGGGGCAGAGAAGCGGTTTATTCACATGTAGGTCAAAAAATCTTAGAAACTTTTCGTTCTAAGCTTGAAGAAATTTGCGTGGTAGAAAAACCTGCTAAATTAGAAGGTAGAAATATGGTTTTAATTTTAGCTCCTAAAAAATAA
- the pheT gene encoding phenylalanine--tRNA ligase subunit beta codes for MKIPFKWLKDYVDIDISAKELGDRLTLSGSKLEEIIVSGAEIDKVVTGKIEEIRKHPDADKLSICQVNIGEKENIQIVTAATNMKENDIIPVALHGSTLHGGMKIKKGKLRGEVSNGMFCSEEELGIADGKVIEGIMILPENTPLGKDIKDVLGLQSIILDFEITSNRPDCLSMIGMARETAATLGSVYSFPKLSYTEDVSCDINDIISVEVRDDKCKRYMSKYIKDVKIEPSPEWMQERLLDAGIRPINNIVDITNFVMVELGQPMHAFDRRDIKTGKIRIEKALENEKITTLDGIEREISKETLCIKDENRILAIAGIMGGIDSEVKEDTNEIILECASFDPVTIRKISSKLGLRTEASGKFEKELDPNNTELAIQRACHLIEELGAGKVVSGVIDVYNEKKVAHSLSVDYNWINEFLGTEISKEEMSNILNSLDIKTEVKDNILLSEVPTFRCDLNIKEDIAEEIARIYGYNNINATIPHCETLKGGKSKKQLFEDKLKNSLISLGLNQSISYSFISPKVFNKILLPEDSELRDAVRIKNPLGEDFSIMRTTTISSIMESLSRNYSRSNGIVRLFEVGKVYLKNKEEEKLPKENNILTIGMYGDVDYLNLKGIVEELLQELGIEKISFKRESENPSFHPGKTAALYVQKEYVGVIGEVHPDVCENYEVDEKAYIAELNIDILLKNWKEDKSYTPLPKFPAVTRDIAIFVQDEVLVQEIQDTITKAGGNLLESIELFDIYKGKQIPEDKKSIAYALSYRVPEKTLTDAEVNKVHNKIVRALEHKLGAELR; via the coding sequence ATGAAAATACCTTTTAAATGGTTAAAAGATTATGTTGATATAGATATTTCTGCAAAGGAATTAGGGGATAGATTAACTTTAAGTGGTTCTAAATTGGAAGAAATAATTGTGTCAGGAGCAGAAATAGATAAGGTTGTTACAGGAAAAATAGAAGAGATTAGAAAGCATCCAGATGCTGATAAACTTTCAATTTGCCAAGTTAATATAGGTGAGAAGGAAAATATACAAATAGTAACTGCTGCAACCAATATGAAAGAAAATGACATCATTCCAGTGGCATTACATGGTTCTACTCTTCATGGTGGAATGAAGATTAAGAAAGGGAAGTTAAGGGGAGAAGTTTCTAATGGGATGTTTTGTTCAGAAGAAGAACTTGGCATTGCAGATGGTAAGGTAATTGAAGGAATAATGATTCTCCCAGAAAATACGCCACTAGGAAAAGATATAAAGGATGTATTAGGGCTTCAAAGTATAATACTTGATTTTGAAATTACATCAAATAGACCTGATTGCTTAAGTATGATTGGAATGGCAAGGGAAACAGCTGCTACATTAGGAAGTGTATATAGTTTTCCTAAGTTATCATATACAGAGGACGTATCTTGTGATATTAATGATATAATTTCTGTAGAAGTTAGAGATGATAAGTGTAAAAGATATATGAGTAAGTATATAAAAGATGTTAAAATAGAGCCATCTCCTGAATGGATGCAAGAAAGATTGTTAGATGCAGGTATAAGACCTATAAATAACATAGTAGATATAACTAATTTTGTAATGGTAGAATTAGGTCAACCAATGCATGCTTTTGATAGAAGAGATATTAAAACTGGTAAAATCCGCATAGAAAAAGCTTTAGAGAACGAAAAAATTACAACTTTAGATGGGATAGAAAGAGAAATAAGCAAGGAAACATTATGTATAAAAGATGAGAATAGAATTCTTGCTATAGCAGGCATTATGGGAGGAATTGATTCTGAAGTTAAGGAAGATACAAATGAGATAATTTTAGAATGTGCAAGTTTTGATCCAGTGACTATTAGAAAAATATCATCAAAATTAGGTCTAAGAACAGAAGCATCAGGGAAATTTGAAAAAGAACTAGATCCTAATAATACAGAATTAGCCATACAAAGGGCTTGTCATTTGATAGAAGAATTAGGTGCCGGAAAAGTTGTTTCAGGGGTTATAGATGTATATAATGAAAAAAAGGTAGCTCATTCACTATCAGTTGACTATAATTGGATAAATGAATTTTTAGGTACAGAAATATCTAAAGAGGAAATGTCAAATATATTAAATTCTTTAGATATAAAAACAGAAGTAAAGGATAATATTTTGTTAAGTGAAGTTCCTACTTTTAGATGTGATTTAAATATAAAAGAAGATATAGCAGAAGAAATTGCAAGAATATATGGATATAACAATATAAATGCTACAATTCCTCATTGTGAAACTTTAAAAGGTGGTAAAAGTAAAAAACAATTATTTGAAGATAAACTTAAAAACTCTTTAATTTCTTTAGGATTAAATCAATCAATAAGTTATTCTTTTATCAGCCCGAAAGTGTTTAATAAAATTCTTTTACCGGAAGATAGTGAACTTAGAGATGCGGTTAGAATTAAGAATCCATTAGGGGAAGACTTTAGTATAATGAGAACTACTACAATAAGCTCAATTATGGAATCTTTAAGTAGAAACTATTCAAGAAGTAATGGAATAGTAAGATTATTTGAAGTTGGTAAAGTATACTTAAAAAATAAAGAAGAAGAAAAACTTCCAAAAGAAAATAATATATTAACTATAGGAATGTATGGTGATGTAGATTATTTAAATTTAAAAGGAATAGTGGAAGAATTGTTACAAGAACTAGGAATAGAAAAAATTTCTTTTAAAAGAGAGAGTGAGAATCCAAGTTTCCACCCAGGAAAGACTGCAGCGCTATATGTTCAAAAAGAATATGTGGGAGTTATTGGAGAGGTACATCCTGATGTATGCGAAAATTATGAAGTGGACGAAAAGGCATACATTGCAGAATTAAATATAGATATTCTACTTAAAAATTGGAAGGAAGATAAGAGTTATACCCCACTTCCTAAGTTCCCAGCAGTAACTAGGGATATAGCTATTTTTGTACAGGATGAAGTTCTAGTGCAAGAAATACAAGATACTATTACTAAAGCAGGCGGTAATCTATTAGAAAGCATAGAATTATTTGATATTTATAAAGGTAAACAAATTCCAGAAGATAAGAAGAGTATTGCATATGCTCTAAGTTATAGAGTACCTGAAAAAACACTTACAGATGCAGAAGTAAATAAGGTTCATAATAAAATAGTTAGGGCCTTAGAGCATAAGTTAGGTGCAGAATTAAGATAG
- a CDS encoding TrkH family potassium uptake protein — protein MEKSILKQPKRIKPVQVLAVGFASVIFIGALLLMLPISSAKGNWTNFIDCLFTSTSATCVTGLISVDTGTYWSYFGKTVIISLIQIGGLGFMSLATLIFLLLGKKITLKERLVMQEAMNSFSMQGLVKMSKYILLFTFSIEGIGALILSTQFIPRFGIKKGIYYSIFHSISAFCNAGFDLMGNFTSLTNYSNNTVIILTISALIITGGLGFFVWNEIYSRKKLKKFSLHTKLVLWATLILIVGGAILMFLFEMNNPNTIANKGVKEKILSSIFASVSPRTAGFNSISTSDMSLSGRFLTTLLMFIGGSPGSTAGGIKTTTITLLIFTLLSVIKGREDTEIFNKRISKEVVYKGIVILMISFLLIAGVTMALCITETGFTLEEILYEAVSGFGTVGLTLGITTKLSNLGKIIIAMTMYFGRVGPLTIVLALTNRNGNKGGIKYPEGKILIG, from the coding sequence ATGGAAAAAAGTATATTAAAACAACCTAAAAGAATTAAGCCAGTTCAGGTGCTAGCAGTAGGGTTTGCTAGTGTTATTTTTATAGGAGCATTACTATTAATGTTACCTATTTCTTCGGCTAAAGGAAATTGGACTAACTTTATAGATTGTCTGTTTACTTCTACATCAGCAACTTGTGTTACCGGACTTATAAGTGTAGATACAGGTACCTATTGGAGTTACTTTGGGAAAACAGTTATAATAAGCTTAATTCAAATTGGTGGTCTAGGGTTTATGTCTTTAGCCACTCTTATCTTTTTACTTTTGGGTAAAAAGATAACTCTAAAAGAAAGACTTGTTATGCAGGAAGCTATGAATTCATTCTCTATGCAAGGATTAGTTAAGATGTCTAAATACATTTTATTATTTACATTTTCTATAGAAGGTATAGGTGCATTAATATTATCAACTCAATTTATACCAAGGTTTGGTATTAAAAAAGGTATATATTATAGTATATTTCATTCTATATCTGCATTTTGTAATGCCGGTTTTGATTTAATGGGTAACTTTACTAGTTTAACTAATTATTCAAATAATACTGTAATAATACTTACAATTTCTGCTTTAATAATAACAGGTGGACTTGGCTTTTTTGTTTGGAATGAAATATATAGTAGAAAGAAACTTAAAAAATTTTCACTTCATACAAAGTTGGTACTATGGGCTACTTTAATTTTAATTGTAGGTGGAGCTATTTTAATGTTTTTATTTGAAATGAATAATCCGAATACCATTGCAAACAAAGGAGTAAAAGAAAAGATATTATCTTCAATTTTTGCTTCAGTTTCTCCTAGAACTGCTGGATTTAATTCTATTTCTACATCTGATATGAGCCTTTCAGGGAGATTTTTAACCACATTACTAATGTTTATAGGTGGTTCACCAGGTTCAACAGCAGGTGGTATAAAAACAACAACTATAACACTTTTAATTTTTACCTTACTGTCAGTTATAAAGGGTAGAGAAGATACTGAGATATTCAATAAAAGAATTTCAAAAGAAGTTGTGTATAAAGGTATAGTAATATTAATGATAAGCTTTCTTTTAATAGCAGGCGTTACTATGGCACTATGTATAACTGAGACAGGGTTTACTTTAGAAGAAATATTATATGAAGCTGTATCTGGCTTTGGAACCGTAGGGCTTACTTTAGGAATAACTACGAAACTAAGCAATTTAGGTAAAATAATAATTGCAATGACTATGTATTTTGGTAGGGTAGGACCTTTAACAATAGTCCTTGCACTTACAAATAGAAATGGAAATAAAGGTGGTATAAAATATCCAGAAGGAAAAATTTTAATAGGATAA
- the rpmI gene encoding 50S ribosomal protein L35 codes for MPKMKTHRGAAKRFKKTGTGKLKRAKAYKGHLLTSKSSKTKRNLRKSALVSDSQEKVMKKLLPYL; via the coding sequence ATGCCAAAAATGAAAACTCATAGAGGTGCAGCTAAGAGATTTAAGAAAACAGGAACTGGAAAGTTAAAAAGAGCTAAGGCTTATAAAGGTCATTTATTAACTTCTAAGTCTTCAAAAACAAAAAGAAATTTAAGAAAATCTGCATTAGTTTCTGATTCACAAGAAAAAGTAATGAAGAAATTATTACCATATTTATAA
- the pheS gene encoding phenylalanine--tRNA ligase subunit alpha gives MREKLESIKIMALEEIQRACSKEELESIRVRILGKKGELTSILRGMGALSKEERPEIGKLANEVRENIEEVLTKAINHIKNKEKEERLKNEVIDISMPGVRKGIGKKHPLELTLDKITNIFISMGFSVEEGPEVEYDYYNFEALNIPKDHPARGEQDTFYINENLVLRTQTSPIQVRTMENQKPPIKMIAPGKVYRSDAADATHSPIFYQIEGLVIDKRITFADLKGTLELFTKKMFGENMQTKFRPHHFPFTEPSAEVDATCFVCEGKGCKVCKGSGWIELLGCGMVHPEVLKNCGIDPEIYSGFAFGFGLDRMVMQNYEIDDIRLLYESDMRFLNQF, from the coding sequence ATGAGAGAAAAACTAGAATCTATAAAAATCATGGCTTTGGAAGAAATACAAAGAGCGTGTTCAAAAGAAGAATTAGAAAGCATTAGAGTTAGGATCTTAGGTAAAAAAGGAGAGTTAACTTCAATATTAAGGGGTATGGGAGCGCTATCCAAAGAGGAGAGACCTGAAATTGGTAAACTAGCTAATGAGGTAAGGGAAAACATAGAAGAGGTTTTAACAAAAGCTATTAACCATATAAAGAATAAGGAGAAAGAGGAAAGACTTAAAAATGAAGTTATAGACATTTCTATGCCTGGTGTTAGAAAAGGAATAGGTAAAAAACATCCTTTAGAGCTAACACTAGATAAAATTACAAATATATTTATTTCTATGGGATTTTCAGTAGAAGAGGGACCAGAAGTAGAATATGATTATTATAATTTCGAAGCTCTTAATATTCCAAAAGATCATCCAGCAAGAGGAGAACAAGATACTTTCTATATAAATGAAAATTTAGTGTTAAGAACACAAACATCACCAATACAAGTAAGAACTATGGAAAATCAAAAACCTCCAATTAAGATGATAGCACCTGGAAAAGTGTATCGTTCAGATGCGGCTGATGCTACACATTCACCAATCTTTTATCAAATCGAAGGTCTTGTTATAGATAAGAGAATTACTTTTGCAGACCTAAAAGGTACTTTGGAGTTATTCACAAAGAAGATGTTTGGAGAAAATATGCAAACTAAATTTAGACCACATCACTTCCCATTTACAGAACCATCAGCAGAAGTAGATGCTACATGCTTTGTATGTGAAGGAAAAGGATGTAAGGTATGTAAAGGAAGTGGATGGATAGAGTTACTAGGTTGTGGTATGGTTCATCCAGAGGTACTAAAAAATTGTGGTATTGATCCAGAAATATATAGCGGATTTGCTTTTGGATTTGGACTTGATAGAATGGTTATGCAAAATTACGAGATAGATGATATAAGACTTTTATACGAAAGTGATATGAGATTTTTAAATCAATTTTAA